A region from the Micrococcus cohnii genome encodes:
- a CDS encoding gluconeogenesis factor YvcK family protein, protein MSVHVTAQLPLPPGADSSPRTTAPTRPDGGPGGPRVTALGGGHGLSASLAALRHVAGSLTAVVTVADDGGSSGTIRREMDVLPPGDLRMALAALCDDTDWGQTWAQAMQHRFRATKLDPQDATLDGHALGNLLIVALWELLGDPVDGLRWAGALLRADGQVLPVSRTPLTISGTVLSDADGTLRRRTVRGQVALATAAHHGHVSDVRLSPEDAPATAEALEAIETADHVVLGPGSLFTSVLPHLLMPEVRRSLERTDAKKIFVTNLLPGEQETSGMSHADHLRVLADHAPELRLDTIIADPRTVAHRERFQQAAARMGARVVFSRVASGRDRAVHDPLRLAVAFQEAMDEPDVG, encoded by the coding sequence ATGAGCGTCCACGTCACCGCCCAGCTGCCCCTGCCTCCCGGGGCCGACAGCAGTCCGCGCACGACGGCGCCGACACGGCCCGACGGCGGGCCCGGTGGTCCGCGGGTCACGGCCCTGGGCGGCGGCCACGGCCTCTCTGCGTCGCTCGCGGCGCTGCGGCATGTGGCCGGCTCGCTGACCGCCGTGGTCACGGTGGCCGACGACGGCGGCTCGTCCGGCACCATCCGCCGCGAGATGGACGTGCTGCCACCGGGCGATCTGCGCATGGCGCTGGCCGCCCTCTGCGATGACACCGACTGGGGGCAGACCTGGGCTCAGGCGATGCAGCACCGGTTCCGCGCCACCAAGCTCGACCCGCAGGACGCGACCCTGGACGGGCACGCGCTGGGCAACCTGCTGATCGTCGCCCTGTGGGAGCTGCTCGGCGACCCGGTCGACGGGCTGCGCTGGGCGGGGGCGCTGCTGCGTGCGGACGGCCAGGTGCTGCCGGTGTCGCGCACGCCGCTGACGATCTCCGGCACCGTGCTCAGCGATGCGGACGGGACGCTGCGGCGGCGCACCGTCCGCGGCCAGGTGGCCCTGGCGACGGCCGCCCACCACGGGCACGTCAGTGATGTGCGGCTTTCCCCCGAGGACGCTCCGGCGACCGCTGAAGCCCTCGAGGCGATCGAGACGGCCGACCACGTCGTGCTCGGTCCGGGGTCGCTGTTCACCTCGGTTCTGCCGCACCTGCTGATGCCCGAGGTGCGGCGCAGCCTCGAGCGCACCGACGCGAAGAAGATCTTCGTCACGAATCTGCTGCCCGGCGAACAGGAGACCTCCGGAATGAGTCACGCGGACCACCTGCGGGTGTTGGCGGACCACGCCCCGGAGCTGCGCTTGGACACGATCATCGCGGATCCGCGGACCGTGGCGCATCGTGAGCGGTTCCAGCAGGCCGCTGCCCGCATGGGCGCGCGTGTGGTCTTTAGTAGAGTGGCCAGCGGCCGCGACCGCGCTGTCCACGATCCGCTGCGACTGGCCGTCGCCTTTCAGGAGGCGATGGACGAGCCCGACGTCGGCTGA
- the rapZ gene encoding RNase adapter RapZ, giving the protein MSQSQPSPASSPQTEDGTEPRLTPQKPHLSEVLVITGMSGAGRTTTAHALEDDGWYVVENMPPQLLPTLAEFVARSPEAFERLAMVVDVRSRAYYADLRTALNTLSMNGLECRILFLDADDDVLVRRFEARRRPHPRQGNARLLDGIQAERETLAELKERAHLVLDTSDINVHGLVREVTGLFSDEGRPPLRLTVMSFGFKYGLPTDANFLADMRFIPNPHWVPGLRPHTGMDEPVSQYVLGQPGVMEFIDTYVQMLTPVFEGYQRENKHYATVAVGCTGGKHRSVAVVRELAARLAENPAVAVHEVHRDMGRE; this is encoded by the coding sequence ATGAGCCAGTCGCAGCCCTCACCCGCGTCATCGCCGCAGACCGAGGACGGCACCGAGCCGAGGCTGACCCCGCAGAAGCCGCATCTGTCCGAGGTGCTCGTCATCACCGGCATGTCGGGGGCGGGGCGCACGACGACGGCCCACGCGCTCGAGGACGACGGCTGGTACGTGGTCGAGAACATGCCGCCGCAGCTGCTGCCGACGCTCGCGGAGTTCGTCGCTCGCTCACCCGAGGCCTTCGAACGCCTGGCCATGGTCGTCGACGTGCGTTCGCGCGCCTACTACGCCGACCTGCGCACGGCGCTGAACACGTTGAGCATGAACGGCCTGGAGTGCCGCATCCTGTTCCTCGACGCGGACGACGACGTGCTCGTGCGCCGCTTCGAGGCGCGACGACGGCCGCATCCGCGGCAGGGCAACGCGCGGCTGCTCGACGGGATCCAGGCCGAACGGGAGACCCTCGCGGAGCTGAAGGAGCGGGCGCACCTGGTCCTGGACACGTCCGATATCAACGTGCACGGGCTCGTGCGCGAGGTCACCGGCCTGTTCTCGGACGAGGGCCGACCGCCGCTGCGCCTGACGGTGATGAGCTTCGGATTCAAGTACGGGCTGCCGACGGACGCGAACTTCCTGGCGGACATGCGTTTCATCCCGAACCCCCACTGGGTGCCGGGGCTGCGCCCGCACACCGGGATGGACGAACCTGTCTCGCAGTACGTGCTCGGCCAGCCCGGGGTCATGGAGTTCATCGACACCTACGTGCAGATGCTTACGCCCGTGTTCGAGGGATATCAGCGGGAGAACAAGCACTACGCGACCGTGGCGGTGGGCTGCACGGGCGGCAAGCACCGCTCGGTGGCCGTCGTGCGCGAGCTCGCGGCACGTCTCGCCGAGAACCCGGCGGTGGCGGTCCACGAGGTGCACCGGGACATGGGGCGGGAATGA
- a CDS encoding superoxide dismutase — protein MAEFTLPELDYDYAALEPHISARIMELHHSKHHATYVKGANTALEKLAAAREKEDFAAVNQLSKDLAFNLGGHTNHSIFWKNLSPEGGDKPTGELAAAIDEFFGSFEKFQAHFTAAALGIQGSGWAVLAYEPIGGNLVIEQFYDQQNGVPVATIPLFQLDMWEHAFYLDYQNVKADYVKAIWNIVNWADVQARFEAARNGASGLVLPA, from the coding sequence ATGGCTGAGTTCACTCTGCCGGAGCTGGACTACGACTACGCCGCGCTGGAGCCGCACATCTCCGCGCGCATCATGGAGCTGCACCACTCCAAGCACCACGCCACGTACGTCAAGGGCGCGAACACCGCTCTGGAGAAGCTGGCCGCGGCCCGTGAGAAGGAGGACTTCGCGGCGGTGAACCAGCTCTCGAAGGACCTCGCGTTCAACCTGGGCGGCCACACCAACCACTCGATCTTCTGGAAGAACCTCTCGCCCGAGGGCGGCGACAAGCCGACCGGCGAGCTGGCCGCAGCGATCGACGAGTTCTTCGGCTCCTTCGAGAAGTTCCAGGCGCACTTCACCGCCGCCGCCCTGGGCATCCAGGGCTCCGGTTGGGCCGTGCTGGCCTACGAGCCGATCGGCGGCAACCTGGTGATCGAGCAGTTCTACGACCAGCAGAACGGCGTGCCCGTGGCCACCATCCCGCTGTTCCAGCTGGACATGTGGGAGCACGCCTTCTACCTCGACTACCAGAACGTCAAGGCCGACTACGTCAAGGCGATCTGGAACATCGTGAACTGGGCCGACGTGCAGGCCCGCTTCGAGGCCGCTCGCAACGGTGCCTCGGGCCTGGTCCTCCCGGCCTGA
- the whiA gene encoding DNA-binding protein WhiA, whose product MALTVELKEELSRVPVVTTSQRRAETAALLRFAGGLHIISGRIVVEAEVDHAPTARRLRTALTEVFGYPSEIMVVSGGNLRRGRRYVIRVVKDGEALARQTGLLDARGRPVRGLPAPLVNGSVDDAAALWRGVLLAHGSLTEPGRSACLEVTCPGSEAALALVGAARRLGVSAKAREARQTDRVMVRDGDAIVRLLQRTGAATTAEAWQSRRSRREVRATANRLANFDDANLRRSAQAAVAAGARVERALEILGDDAPEHLRYAGALRLQHKQASLDELGRLADPPMTKDAIAGRIRRLLSTADKRAVELGVPGTAEAAAMARPGAEPEAGTDSV is encoded by the coding sequence ATGGCGCTCACGGTGGAACTCAAAGAGGAGCTCTCCCGGGTCCCGGTCGTCACGACCTCGCAGCGGCGGGCAGAAACGGCGGCGCTGCTGCGTTTCGCCGGAGGGCTGCACATCATCTCCGGGCGCATCGTCGTGGAGGCCGAAGTCGATCACGCGCCGACCGCGCGCCGGCTGCGCACCGCCCTGACTGAGGTGTTCGGCTATCCGAGTGAGATTATGGTCGTCTCCGGGGGGAACCTGCGCCGCGGTCGCCGTTACGTCATCCGCGTCGTGAAGGACGGCGAGGCCCTGGCCCGGCAGACCGGCCTGTTGGACGCACGTGGCCGCCCGGTGCGCGGACTGCCCGCGCCGCTGGTCAACGGCTCCGTCGACGACGCCGCGGCGCTGTGGCGCGGCGTTCTGCTCGCGCACGGCTCGCTGACCGAGCCCGGGCGCTCGGCGTGCCTCGAGGTGACGTGCCCCGGATCGGAGGCCGCCCTCGCTCTGGTCGGGGCCGCCCGGCGGCTCGGCGTGAGCGCGAAGGCGCGGGAGGCCCGGCAGACCGACCGGGTCATGGTGCGCGACGGCGACGCGATCGTCCGGTTGTTGCAGCGCACCGGTGCGGCCACGACCGCCGAGGCCTGGCAGAGCCGACGCAGCCGTCGAGAAGTGCGCGCGACGGCCAACCGACTGGCCAACTTCGACGACGCGAACTTGCGCCGTTCGGCCCAGGCCGCGGTCGCGGCCGGGGCGCGCGTCGAGCGGGCCCTGGAGATCCTCGGCGACGATGCGCCGGAGCACTTGCGGTACGCGGGCGCGCTGCGCCTGCAGCACAAGCAGGCCTCGCTCGACGAGCTCGGGCGACTGGCCGATCCGCCCATGACCAAGGACGCGATCGCCGGCAGGATCCGTCGGCTGCTCTCCACTGCGGATAAGCGCGCGGTCGAGCTCGGTGTGCCCGGCACCGCGGAGGCCGCCGCTATGGCTCGCCCCGGGGCTGAGCCCGAGGCCGGCACCGACTCCGTCTGA
- the uvrC gene encoding excinuclease ABC subunit UvrC, giving the protein MADPASYRPAPGEIPTSPGVYRFRDGDGRVVYVGKAKNLRARLSSYFQNPARLATKTRTMVHTAEAVEWTVVGSEVEALQLEYTWIKEYTPRFNIMYRDDKSYPYLAVTMKDEFPRVQVMRGQKRPGVKYFGPFHPAKAIRETVDLMLRVFPVRTCSAGVFRRAQAQDRPCLLGYIGKCSAPCVGRISVEAHRDLAQDFCDFMAGDAARFINGLEAKMQEAVAELRYEDAARLRDDIAALRRVFERNAVVLPQHTQADVFALHGDELEVAVQVFHVRSGRVRGQRGWVMERVEEIDEAAMVAQLLTQVYGEEKDPKAIPAEVLVPTEPDDVEEISAWLSAIRGSRVTIRVPKRGDKADLMETVAENATMALGLHKSRRSGDLTTRSAALRELQEALELDQPLLRIECYDISHSQGTNVVGSMVVVEDGLPKKSDYRRFNVTGEAARDDTASMRDVLRRRFARMAAERESTLTLGGEVAADDHAGERGRFAYPPSLVVVDGGPPQVAAAAQVLAELGLDELPVIGLAKRLEEVWLPGDDFPLVLPRSSQGLYLLQRLRDESHRFAISAHRARRSRSMTASALDGVPGLGPARRQALVTHFGSVAKIREAGSERLQEVSGIGPALAEAIDAALNPRRDGDADTDADTVES; this is encoded by the coding sequence GTGGCTGATCCGGCCAGCTACCGCCCCGCCCCGGGAGAGATCCCTACCTCGCCGGGCGTCTACCGTTTCCGCGACGGCGACGGGCGCGTCGTGTACGTCGGCAAGGCGAAGAATCTGCGCGCCCGGCTGTCCTCCTACTTCCAGAATCCCGCCCGGCTGGCGACCAAGACGCGCACCATGGTGCACACCGCCGAGGCGGTCGAGTGGACGGTCGTCGGCTCCGAGGTCGAGGCCCTGCAGCTGGAGTACACCTGGATCAAGGAGTACACGCCGCGGTTCAACATCATGTACCGCGACGACAAGTCATACCCGTACCTGGCCGTGACCATGAAGGATGAGTTCCCGCGGGTGCAGGTCATGCGAGGCCAGAAGCGGCCCGGCGTGAAGTACTTCGGCCCGTTCCACCCGGCCAAGGCGATCCGCGAGACGGTCGACCTGATGCTGCGGGTCTTCCCGGTCCGCACGTGCTCGGCGGGCGTCTTCCGGCGCGCGCAGGCTCAGGATCGTCCGTGCTTGCTCGGCTACATCGGCAAGTGCTCCGCCCCCTGCGTCGGCCGGATCTCCGTCGAGGCGCATCGCGATCTGGCGCAGGACTTCTGCGACTTCATGGCCGGTGACGCCGCCCGGTTCATCAACGGACTCGAGGCGAAGATGCAGGAGGCGGTGGCGGAGCTGCGCTACGAGGACGCCGCCCGCCTGCGCGACGACATCGCGGCTCTGCGTCGCGTGTTCGAGCGCAACGCCGTCGTGCTGCCCCAGCACACGCAGGCCGATGTCTTCGCGCTGCACGGTGACGAGCTCGAGGTGGCGGTGCAGGTCTTCCACGTCCGCAGCGGGCGCGTGCGCGGGCAGCGCGGATGGGTCATGGAGCGCGTCGAGGAGATCGACGAGGCGGCCATGGTCGCGCAGCTGCTCACGCAGGTGTACGGCGAGGAGAAGGACCCGAAGGCCATCCCCGCCGAGGTGCTCGTGCCGACCGAGCCCGACGACGTCGAGGAGATCAGCGCGTGGCTGTCGGCGATCCGCGGCTCGCGCGTGACGATCCGCGTGCCCAAGCGCGGTGACAAGGCAGATCTGATGGAGACGGTGGCCGAGAACGCGACGATGGCGCTGGGGCTGCACAAGTCTCGCCGTTCCGGCGACCTCACGACCCGCTCGGCCGCCCTGCGTGAGCTGCAGGAGGCGCTCGAGCTCGACCAGCCGCTGCTGCGCATCGAGTGTTACGACATCTCCCACTCACAGGGCACGAATGTCGTGGGCTCGATGGTGGTCGTCGAGGACGGACTGCCGAAGAAGTCCGACTACCGGCGGTTCAACGTGACCGGGGAGGCCGCCCGCGACGACACCGCTTCGATGCGCGACGTGCTGCGCCGACGTTTCGCGCGCATGGCCGCCGAACGCGAATCGACGCTCACTCTCGGAGGCGAGGTCGCCGCCGACGACCACGCCGGCGAGCGCGGGCGCTTCGCCTACCCTCCCTCACTCGTGGTCGTCGACGGTGGCCCGCCGCAGGTCGCCGCCGCGGCCCAGGTGCTCGCCGAGCTGGGTCTGGATGAGCTGCCGGTGATCGGTCTCGCCAAGCGGCTCGAGGAAGTGTGGCTGCCCGGGGACGATTTCCCCCTCGTGCTGCCCCGCTCCTCGCAGGGCCTCTACCTGCTGCAGAGACTGCGCGATGAATCGCATCGCTTCGCGATCTCGGCCCACCGCGCGCGTCGCAGCCGGTCGATGACGGCCTCCGCACTGGACGGGGTGCCCGGGCTGGGACCGGCCCGACGGCAGGCTCTGGTCACACACTTCGGTTCGGTCGCGAAGATCCGCGAGGCCGGGTCCGAGCGCCTGCAGGAGGTCTCCGGCATCGGTCCGGCCTTGGCCGAGGCCATCGACGCCGCGCTGAACCCGCGACGCGACGGCGACGCGGACACAGACGCCGATACAGTGGAGTCATGA